In uncultured Propionivibrio sp., the sequence CTGCGCCACCTCGTGCGCATCCGGCGACAGGTCGAAGGGCGGCGTCACCAGCGCGACGACCGGCGTGACACGATAACCGGTGATCGTGCAATAGTCGGGCAGAAAACCGATGACCTCGATATGCTCGGACGACAGCCCGATCTCCTCCTGCGTTTCGCGCAGGGCCGTATGCACTGGCGACAGATCCTCGGGTTCGACCCGCCCGCCGGGAAAGCTGATCTGCCCGGGATGATCGCGCAGATGATCGGTACGTTGCGTCAGCAAGACGAACCAGCCGGCATCGCGCCGGACGATCGGGAACAGCACCGAGGCGGGCGTCAGGGATTCCGGCGAACTGCCATCGTCGCCGACGTGCAGTTCGCAGGCGAGCGGCGCCGACAAGAGCGCGCGCCGGAGCTGCCCGGCCGCAGCGCCGACGTCCGATTCAGCCGTCAGTGCGAGTTCACACGTCATTTGCTGTCGTCATCATCTTCCTGGATTTCGGCGCGAACAGCGTCGAGCGCATCCTGCAAGGTATCCTCGGCCAGCGAATTGATCGAGGTCGCGACCAGATCGGCGGACTCCACAGCCCGGACCGGCAGGTGCTTGCTCTCGAGACTGGCAATCAGCGCGGCGGCCGCGCCGACGACGCGCAACAGGGTCTGCCGCTCTCCCATCAGGATTTCAAGCTCCCGACGTAACATCAAAATTTCCTGCTCGCGATGCGGCATGATACGTTCTCCTAATAATTTTTCTTGAGCGTCATGGTATCGCCATTTCGCTGCATTTCCATACGGTTCAGGAAACTCATGCCCAGTAATACTACAGGCATGTCCTGGGCGTGAACGACCGCCTCGACATCATTGAGGACGATCTCTCCCACCTTGACGGTCTTCAGCCGGACCCGCGAAACCTGGGTCAGGCCATTGGCCGTCTGAGCGACGCCGCTCGATCCGGACGACGCATCGATACCAAGGCGTCGCGCCTCCGACGCGCCGATCGACACGAGCGAGGCGCCGGTATCGACGATGAAGCGCACCGCCATGCCGTTGATACTGCCGTTGGCCAGGAAATGGCCGGCTGAATCGGCAGTGATGACCGCTGTCGCCCTGCCTTCTGCCTGCGGACGCTGGATGACATTCTGACCGACACGCAATTGCCGCCGCCGCCCATCGATGTCGATCGTCGCGCTGTCGCCGTCGATCGCCACTACCTGAACGCCCTCCGCCGTGCGAACACCGACCGGAACGATGCGCGGCTCACCACCATCGATGACCAGCAGCGCCTTGCCGGGGAACAGCCCGGACAAACCGACATCGACGGCCCAGACCGTGGCACTCCACAGGCAGGCCGCCGCGACAGCCATCGAACATGCGCCTCGCCTTGCAAAACGACCATCGCGCATGAACCCTGTCGCCATCATCTGCTTTGCCGAAACCAAAGGACATGGCTATTTTGCCACAATCCGGCGCAAGCACCCGGTTTCGGAAAAAATGCCCGCCGACTGGCGGCCGAATCACACCGGATCGATCGCCGCAACAATTGCCATTAGCATAATTCCGACGGACGAAAGAGCGGATCGGGTTCCAACTGCCGCAGCAACGCCCCCCGGGCGACAACAATCGGCGCATAAAAAAAGCGCGGCAGCGCCGCGCCTTTTCCGGAGTAGTGGAATCAGTCCTTGTGCTTGACGACGACGCACTGATAGACGCCACCGAAGAAGGTCTTCTTCTCCCAGGTGAAACGCTCGGGACTCTTGGCGTAGTGGCTGATCTCGTTGTTCCAGAGCGCTTCCGCAAACGGTTCGAGCAGGCGGTTGACGAGCTTCAGGATGTAGCGGATCGGCTGCCACTTGGCCGGGTTGTGGTAATCGACGAAAACCAGCTTGCCGCCACGCGGCACTTGCTTCAGAAGGTTATCGACGATTTCGAACTTCTTGCCCTCGGGGACTTCGTGCAGCAGGAAGAAGCTGCAGATGAGATCGTAACTGCCTTCGCCATGGCCGCCGAATTCCGCCGCATCGGCGCGCATCACGCGCGCCCAGTCCATGCCGGCCAACTTGCGCGTGCCGTGCTCGATCTGCACCGGCGTCACATCGGTCAGGTGGAAGGCACCCTTCGGACCAATCTTCTGCGCGGCACGGGTGACGAGGTCGCCATACACGTGAGCGACCTGCCAGACCTTCGAGCCCGGCTCGATCTCGTTCAGGTACGCGCGCATCAGGCGCTGATCGTTGAGGAACAGCAGGATGCGCACAACGATGTTGCGATCCAGGGCTTGCACCCATTTCGGATCGACGTACGCCCAGTCATATACCTCGGTCATATAGGCCGGAACGCCGTCGTAATAAGGATCGACGGCAAGGGTCGGATGATTGTTGGTCATAATTAGTCCTGTCTGCTCCTGGATAAGGCACCCGCGAAGCGATTCAAAGCAAAGAGAAACCTGGGGCGGAAACCTGCACGGGCAAGCACGAACGGATGCAGACGGAACGGCACGACGTGACGACGACGATAGCAGGGACAACAACCGCGAAACCCGGAATTATCCCCGTCATCGCCTTACAGGTCAAACACTTGCTGAAAATGAAAGCCCCTGGCACGCGCATTGGATTGCACCGCGGCGGTCGAAAAAACAGGTCCCGACCGCGCGCTTTGGCCAACCGCCGCGACGCCACTGGGCGCGATACCGATCCGCTGCCAGTCGGCGGCGGGCCTCAATCCGGAAGCGGGGAGAAGAGCGCGGCGATGTCTTCCTCGCCGAACTT encodes:
- a CDS encoding CoA pyrophosphatase, whose amino-acid sequence is MTCELALTAESDVGAAAGQLRRALLSAPLACELHVGDDGSSPESLTPASVLFPIVRRDAGWFVLLTQRTDHLRDHPGQISFPGGRVEPEDLSPVHTALRETQEEIGLSSEHIEVIGFLPDYCTITGYRVTPVVALVTPPFDLSPDAHEVAQVFEVPFDFLMDPANHQEHVIQRNGRPRKFYAVPYQDYFIWGATAGIILSLHRALTA
- a CDS encoding TIGR02281 family clan AA aspartic protease, whose product is MAVAAACLWSATVWAVDVGLSGLFPGKALLVIDGGEPRIVPVGVRTAEGVQVVAIDGDSATIDIDGRRRQLRVGQNVIQRPQAEGRATAVITADSAGHFLANGSINGMAVRFIVDTGASLVSIGASEARRLGIDASSGSSGVAQTANGLTQVSRVRLKTVKVGEIVLNDVEAVVHAQDMPVVLLGMSFLNRMEMQRNGDTMTLKKNY
- the rquA gene encoding rhodoquinone biosynthesis methyltransferase RquA encodes the protein MTNNHPTLAVDPYYDGVPAYMTEVYDWAYVDPKWVQALDRNIVVRILLFLNDQRLMRAYLNEIEPGSKVWQVAHVYGDLVTRAAQKIGPKGAFHLTDVTPVQIEHGTRKLAGMDWARVMRADAAEFGGHGEGSYDLICSFFLLHEVPEGKKFEIVDNLLKQVPRGGKLVFVDYHNPAKWQPIRYILKLVNRLLEPFAEALWNNEISHYAKSPERFTWEKKTFFGGVYQCVVVKHKD